The following nucleotide sequence is from Acyrthosiphon pisum isolate AL4f chromosome A2, pea_aphid_22Mar2018_4r6ur, whole genome shotgun sequence.
ttttctatttacagTCTAACCAGTTGCTAAGCAAAAAAagtctcaaataaaatattgatcatcTACcataatcaacaaaaaaactcATATTGTCATTTTCTTTTCGGTCGTCGCGCTCAAAAAGTGTAacttgaaataatatcatacaaaaataaatagttataattacataatacatagcaAAAAATTTGCTATGCAATAGCTTTACCGTGGCAGTCGTCGATCAAGTGATTCGAGTGCctcagactttttttttatactattatacatgttattttaatttgatggaAAATATCAACAGCAATGGATACataattaagtatgtttttaagattaaaaaggtaggtgttaaaaaataaattaaaacattacaatataatttattcaagatCAAGaacataggtaattaaaattagcCCATCCAAAAATGTgtgtttaaattgaaatattaaatccttcattaattatctaatctacctacctaatatagtatgtaAACGTTGTTTGAAGACATtcttttctaaaatttaaacacgGAATATGGAAATGAGCCAGTGCACTAACATGATGttagattattataacatattataaacacctaaattttgttatttgttttaaaataaatatttttagttttattaataaatgtattataatatattaaatttaggaAAGTGGGtgagaaaaatatgattatagtaTTTGAATTGAGGGTGTGGGGGTGCTGCCCCCACAGGCctgtttcatttaaatatgttaagcCCCTCCaagttaaaaactgaaattgcgCATATGATCAAGAATGTATTTTCGatccattaaattaaaaagtagcAGAGTACagcaatttttttagataaaatgaagatataaattttaaatgagatgaaaatatgaaaatatgtacaGTATTGTTATAGGTACCAAATTCTCTATACGATGCACCATGTTTGTTGTGAAAACTCATAAGGTaactttattttgttattttgatattatttttctgttagatagatacttataatataaaatgttaatcttTCAACTTAAgagtatatttattgaatcctatattattctttacaaaagaatacattaaacattaaacgtataaatataaacaatttcaaGGAGGGGAACATGTGGCAAAGTAAGGACGCTAATGTCTGAAGACCagtaattcacttaaaaatcaattttttcctttCAAACTTTGTTCACACAATCTGTAGGTTGTGGTAattggtaatacatttttatgaaaagttgattttttttatttaagtttaaaatgatgtaaaaaaaaagtacagttTACCCCATATTGACCCATGTATGGGGCAAAATGGGGACATACGAAAAAATtccatatattttacttaattttataaagacaacaaattattttttaaaaacgtttatacacttaaatgtaattttattttatttagatacctacctaaacataaataaagaaCTTTAATCATAGacagtggcgtacattcaaatttgctctgggggggaggggggtctttctctttaaaactacccattttcctaacaatcaaacacattacatgtttaaatattaataggcaaaattacaaaacaaatacaaagatttacataactcatggcagttaaatactatttaatatgcacatagtatgtacagaatattatataaattatattattaattatttataaaaaaaattctagtatcctttttttattagatagtttaacCAGCACTTCATCAGGAGTAATTGAATCGTTTTTGTTGATCGAGAGCATAGCTAGACCATTAAGTCTTCCCTATTAAGATTAATTACAacattagtttattttctaacgGCAAAATCAgaggtggataggtagtatttatgttacagggaaatatttgtaGGGGcccccaaacaaaaaaaaatttggtcgcttcgctcgcattagatacttattcaatctaacacctttacctatacataaaatatttcgtgCGAAACCGTAATTTTTGTTTGGTGCGGGGCTGGGGAAACagcatatgaggaaaatgcctttttcggttgtaagggatttttgaaaaatttcgcgtaaggtcgtacaaattcgtacaaattccgaACTAAATATCTGCATAGAAGTTTCATGTAAACTGTGTACgataaaatgtctattttgattgataaaCGGCACCtataatttcgttatgaaatcttttttcgttgttggtaaagtatagtgtatactcaatagtcaatactaaaaagtcatattattatgatgtatgtttgtgtatacacggatgattaataGTAAGAAATTcttcaataatatcacaatttttttttttttggtccttgGGGGGTTTGAACCCGAAAGccgtatatacgccactgatcaTAAAACAAACaacataaacttttaaattaaaaaaaaaaaaataataattaataacaaagtgcaaaataattgaatatataaatcacAAATTATGCAATTctattatcaagtaaattataatcGGCATATATGTCCAGTTTTCattgattaattacaaaataatcgaTAGTTTGATTCGAAACTTCTACCACACAATGTCAGACGACCAAGGAAGccataaatctaatattattatcatttttttacattaaataaatagataatacagTGTCCCCACTTTGCCCAATATTCCCCGATATCTTTAATATTGTGACTTACAGAAGTGATGAGGCGAATGTTCAGTGTGAACAAATCACAGATAGTGAATTCTACTGGACGACTAGACAATTGACACAAGAATAGTTCtaactacaaaaattaaaacaattgttagaaaatatcaaaatattttaggtaatatgaaatacaaatttaaccaTACCTCTTTTTTTGTACTGTTATCTGCGTAACGGTTATTTATATCAgttattatcatttttggttGGTGTgcctaaaatgtaaaaaaattcaacCAAACAACaaacatatttcattaaatacaaaataaattataaattaaataaattatcccataatcgtaatattatcataacaattcTGAGGAATGCCAGGGTAGAGTTTTCTCACTAGGAGGTGGAAGCcgaattgttgaaaaaaatgtggcaagttgtattttatacccaaaatctaaaatttttattcataaaatatgattgcaaataaaaaaaaaattttttttgagagtcaatcattattcataaaaaaataatttttataggtagaaacctattttttgtaaaaaccattctttaaaaaataatgacctATACGTCCCGTCGTCCTCAATTGGGGATACATTATATGTTTAACAGTTGTGGGAGTTTGAGAAATGTACagaatattacttttatatagtCTGAAATcgaattgtaaaatttaaaaaaatatgaaatcttaaatataaataggcgGTATTACTgatgttgaaaaaatatctataagtatGGAATTATAAATGCAGTTACTGAATGTGTCATCAAACAAACACTCCGATCAAAGTAAgccaatagtatatatattattagaaataatgtcATAAAGTAGGTGGACGAATTATCTATTTTCGAAAACAATGCAGATAATGCGTCACATAAAAAACGACACCTTAAGTTCCACTGCAGTTTCTTCTCAGTTTTTGCACGCGCGACCGGCAGCTCTTGGTTAGGCCAagcaactattattttatattacctataagatATAAGCTATATAACGTGTACCTGTGTTGTGGTAATGTGCGACGTCAGTACGATCACACAAAATCTGAACGAGTATTGTAGCAGCCATCCGTAGAATAGAACGTGAGTTTTGGTTACGTTGGACTCGACGGACACTTCGCCGTAAATGTCGACTAATGTCATCATAAACAATAGACATATCGACAATCCCAACTGTATACCGTACAAATCGTTGAGTTCTACGACAGTACCTCGGACAAACTGATGCTTCATCCTGAGTAGCTCAACGTGGTCGGCTGGTTGATGCTCGTTGGAGGATACCGAAAGTGGCGAACCGCCGCCGGGGGTTTCCAAACCGATAAGTAATGTGTTATCGTGATCGTGTCTTTCGCTTTGTCCGACGACCGGGAATTTGTTTCCGGCTATGGTTTTTAATCTCAGCGTAGACATTTCTTCGTTGATAGATTGGAATTTTTGGTACAGACCGACACAACGTacgataaaatgtatttctgtGGAGCAAATGCTCCAATTGTGTACGtacatcattgtataaaaaatcatCGTGTTTATCTTCCCAATGttagtgtaaattaaataaattctcaTTACATTTATGGGCAATATGATGACGATGTACAAAGATATTATAGCCATAGCAATGAATCGAATGTGTCTTTTTTGGGAGATTTTTACCGGAAAGTTTAATTCATAGTCTTCGACTTTTTTCACGTAATTAGGAAAATCGCTCTTACTTTTGTACATAATCGTTATTCTGCATATGAAGCATGCGATGGCAACAGATCGAGAGAACATAGCTAATACCTCTGTCTTTACTGGATTTTTACATTCCGACAACGAACAAACGGTGGCagatgcattttttaaattcattacgCAGGTCATTGCTAAAGCCAAAAAGTATACTAGATTTAGActggataataatttatttaaatagaactTAAACATTACACTAGAGAAAATATCGCAACATAACCcagaattataaaaaacattgtgATCAACAAGTTGtgtgtcttataaaatataattgcagAACGGATAGCACAGAAATATGTGATGGACATttgtttacttataattattttgaaaagtggCATGTCATCATTTAggtatacgtacatattataaatatttactacccTAAAAggttaacaatattttcttaaatataaatgttaaatagttttttcaaaatgttttcgttctggtaatgacatattataaaaatactataagctagatacttatttttaaataaccttaaatattatgtaaagagtttttattattttcatatttctttatttaacgaaactgtaataatataacgatataagTTGTACCCGCCACTATAGcctgaaaaagaaaattatgcCTTTATTAGAAACTTAAATGAAGTTAGACGCATTAAATTAGTCTATGTTTCAATGTTACATATAGGTAgagtatacctatctatacatatattatattcattaggacttaggtaatattatattacttgacatttttatatttccattaatcattattaagcTTTAACAtggatataatttatagtttatatgacgttagatacctactacaaataaaatacacttaTCACTGAAGTTGAGAGACTTAGGGCCAGTATTACCATCTCCCGTTAAATTTAACCGActccgaattcggccggtaataaGATCTGTTATCAGCCggttaagc
It contains:
- the LOC100574450 gene encoding uncharacterized protein LOC100574450, which encodes MFKFYLNKLLSSLNLVYFLALAMTCVMNLKNASATVCSLSECKNPVKTEVLAMFSRSVAIACFICRITIMYKSKSDFPNYVKKVEDYELNFPVKISQKRHIRFIAMAIISLYIVIILPINVMRIYLIYTNIGKINTMIFYTMMYVHNWSICSTEIHFIVRCVGLYQKFQSINEEMSTLRLKTIAGNKFPVVGQSERHDHDNTLLIGLETPGGGSPLSVSSNEHQPADHVELLRMKHQFVRGTVVELNDLYGIQLGLSICLLFMMTLVDIYGEVSVESNVTKTHVLFYGWLLQYSFRFCVIVLTSHITTTQAHQPKMIITDINNRYADNSTKKELELFLCQLSSRPVEFTICDLFTLNIRLITSAYNTKMLLADINNRYLDKTTKEELYLFFDQIYQGSLEFTSCNFFTLHPHLITTALATGTTCLVILLRIN